A genomic window from bacterium includes:
- a CDS encoding PEP/pyruvate-binding domain-containing protein, which produces MPHHKPEWQVIVDLLRDTNPILLNRIGRKMINYLYKRNIKQVEELMQRLDTTSSDWEYSENQPMPKINQSLLEHIVEEIFQIAAREIDDDELARIISLWLKHEQSRFLGMASEKRDVSLAEISDAVQRFANMPDAQKSLSPEENMGIKVALIRRFLSEEMHYINVTKKHATVPDFMQTLSRTIGPSLGNGKLGGKAAGLFRAEKILMNAKKDYISLRNLVTPKTWYIASDGILDFLHFNALEEMPTIKYRDPVEIRQEYPYLEQIFKNSALSPEIIAGLSLCLDDFGDRPLIVRSSSLLEDSLGSSFAGKYKSLFVANQGTKREKMEALTNAIVEVYASVFGPDPIEYRRERGLLDFNEEMAIVIQEVVGQRVGKYYFPAYAGVAFSYNEFRWSPRIKRQDGIVRLVAGMGTRAVDRVGDDYPVLISPGQPGLRVNASPEEVLWYSQKNIDLLNMETRRFETITVDKLFQEIGNDFPALSQVISIYQEGQLFSPTGTMVNLSEGQPVVTFSKLLTHGPFIPQIKDILNILKDTLGFPVDIEFACDGDIHKLYLLQCRPQSQAGGAASVAVPKDVPASDILFTGSRYVTNALVKDIEYIVYVDPIQYDALPNMEELIQVGRVVGDLNQKLPRQKFILMGPGRWGSRGDIKLGVRVGYSDINNTAMLIEVAKKKKDYVPELSFGTHFFQDLVEAGIRYLPLYPDEKGAAFNQEFFDHSPNVLRKLLPQARNLEQVVKVIHVPKAADGATLTVYMDGDREQALAALTR; this is translated from the coding sequence ATGCCCCACCACAAGCCCGAATGGCAGGTGATCGTAGACCTGCTGCGCGACACCAACCCCATCCTGCTGAACCGGATCGGCCGCAAGATGATCAACTACCTCTACAAGCGCAACATCAAGCAGGTGGAGGAGCTGATGCAGCGGCTGGACACCACCTCCAGCGACTGGGAGTACAGCGAGAACCAGCCCATGCCCAAGATCAACCAGTCCCTGCTGGAGCACATTGTGGAGGAGATATTCCAGATCGCGGCCAGGGAGATCGACGATGACGAGCTGGCCCGGATCATCAGCTTGTGGCTTAAGCACGAGCAGTCCCGCTTTCTGGGCATGGCTTCCGAAAAGCGCGACGTCTCGCTGGCCGAGATCTCCGACGCCGTCCAGCGCTTCGCCAACATGCCCGACGCCCAGAAGAGCCTGTCGCCCGAGGAGAACATGGGCATCAAGGTGGCTTTGATCCGCCGGTTCCTGAGCGAGGAGATGCACTACATCAACGTCACCAAGAAGCACGCCACGGTGCCCGACTTCATGCAGACCCTCTCCCGCACCATCGGGCCCTCTTTGGGCAACGGCAAGCTGGGGGGCAAGGCGGCCGGGCTTTTTAGGGCCGAGAAGATCCTGATGAACGCCAAGAAGGACTATATCTCCCTGCGCAACCTGGTCACCCCCAAGACCTGGTACATTGCCTCGGACGGCATATTGGACTTCCTCCATTTCAACGCCCTGGAGGAGATGCCCACCATCAAGTACCGCGACCCGGTGGAGATCCGCCAGGAATACCCCTACCTGGAGCAGATCTTCAAAAACTCGGCTCTGTCCCCGGAAATAATCGCCGGGCTGTCCCTGTGCCTGGACGACTTCGGCGACCGGCCCCTGATCGTCCGCTCCTCCAGCCTGCTGGAGGACAGCCTGGGCTCGTCCTTCGCCGGAAAGTACAAGAGCCTGTTCGTGGCCAACCAGGGAACCAAGCGGGAGAAGATGGAGGCTTTGACCAACGCCATCGTGGAGGTCTACGCCTCGGTGTTCGGGCCCGACCCCATCGAGTACCGCCGGGAGCGGGGCCTGCTGGACTTCAACGAGGAGATGGCCATCGTCATCCAGGAGGTGGTGGGCCAGCGGGTGGGCAAGTATTATTTTCCGGCCTACGCCGGGGTGGCCTTCAGCTACAACGAGTTCCGCTGGTCGCCCCGCATCAAGCGCCAGGACGGCATCGTCCGGCTGGTGGCCGGGATGGGCACCCGGGCGGTGGACCGGGTGGGCGACGACTACCCGGTGCTGATCAGCCCCGGCCAGCCCGGCCTCAGGGTCAACGCCAGCCCCGAGGAGGTGCTCTGGTATTCCCAGAAGAACATCGACCTCCTGAACATGGAGACCCGCCGCTTTGAGACCATCACCGTGGACAAGCTGTTCCAGGAGATCGGCAACGATTTCCCGGCCCTCTCCCAGGTGATCTCCATCTACCAGGAGGGCCAGCTGTTCTCGCCCACCGGCACCATGGTCAACCTCAGCGAGGGCCAGCCGGTGGTCACCTTCTCCAAACTGCTGACCCACGGACCATTCATTCCCCAGATCAAGGACATTTTGAACATCTTAAAGGACACCCTGGGCTTTCCGGTGGATATCGAGTTCGCCTGCGACGGCGACATCCACAAGCTGTACCTGCTGCAGTGCCGGCCCCAGAGCCAGGCCGGGGGCGCCGCCAGCGTGGCCGTTCCCAAGGATGTCCCGGCCTCCGACATCCTGTTCACCGGCAGCCGCTATGTCACCAACGCTTTGGTGAAGGACATCGAGTACATAGTCTACGTCGATCCCATCCAGTACGACGCCCTGCCCAACATGGAGGAGCTGATCCAGGTGGGCCGGGTGGTGGGCGACCTTAACCAGAAGCTGCCCCGCCAGAAGTTCATCCTGATGGGGCCGGGCCGCTGGGGCAGCCGGGGCGACATCAAGCTGGGGGTCCGGGTGGGATACTCGGACATCAACAACACCGCCATGCTGATAGAGGTGGCCAAGAAGAAAAAGGACTACGTGCCCGAGCTTTCCTTTGGCACCCACTTCTTCCAGGACCTGGTGGAGGCCGGCATCCGCTACCTGCCGCTTTATCCCGACGAAAAGGGCGCCGCCTTCAACCAGGAGTTTTTCGACCATTCGCCCAATGTGCTGAGAAAGCTGCTGCCCCAGGCCCGGAATCTGGAGCAGGTGGTCAAGGTGATCCACGTGCCCAAGGCGGCCGACGGCGCCACCCTGACGGTGTACATGGACGGAGACCGGGAACAGGCCCTGGCCGCGCTGACCCGGTAG